TTTACTGTAGTACTGAGATTCGAAAATTCAGGGCAAAAAAAATGTTAGGATACAAACAACTTAATTAGTTCTACAGGCAGGAATATTGTCATGCGTGAATCCTGGAGGTGGTTTGGGCCCAATGATCCGGTGACCCTGGACGAGATCAGGCAAACCGGAGCCACAGATATTGTCAGTGCACTACATACGATACCAACCGGCGAAGTCTGGTCGCTGGAAGCCATTCGACAGCATCAAAAACTCATCGAGGAATGTGAAACCGGTCTTGCGCCGCTTAAATGGTCTGTGGTTGAAAGCATTCCGGTGCATGAAGACATCAAGCTCGCACGCCCGGGCCATCAGGCTCACATCACAAACTGGATTACCTCAATGGAAAATCTGGCAGCGTGTGGAATCAAAACCATTTGTTACAACTTTATGCCGGTTATCTTGCTGCACGTCTGGCCGGTCACGAGTGCAAGGAGGCTGCAATCAATGGGCATAAACTGGCCGGTGCCGTTGTGCAACACGCCGGTGCGGTCATACCCAAAACCGCTATGCCCGAACTGTGAATGAAATTGAGATCATTCATTCTCACTGCGAACCTGAAGTGTAATAAATTCATCAGCGTCAATCTGTATGCCTACAATCATCGGCTGACAACACACCTCACAGTCTTCAATATATTCTTGCGTCTCAATACTTGTATCAATCACAAGTTCAATGGATTCCCCGCAATACGGGCAATGTGACCTTTTAGTCTGTAAATGTTGCATTGTAAAA
This genomic stretch from Gammaproteobacteria bacterium harbors:
- a CDS encoding CPXCG motif-containing cysteine-rich protein; this translates as MQHLQTKRSHCPYCGESIELVIDTSIETQEYIEDCEVCCQPMIVGIQIDADEFITLQVRSENE